The Candidatus Acidiferrales bacterium genomic sequence CGGGGCGCGCCTCACGCCTCGCTGTCTTCTACAACTGCCCCGGAGGAACTCGAACGTGCGTATGATAGCAGAACTTTCTTGGCCCGCGAAAATGCGCTCGGCGGATGACAGCCGCCTAGCCGCTTGTTAGAATCCTCCTCCGAACGAATCGACCGTTTTCCTTCGAGGTGTGTCATGACCAAGGACGAATACTACCACTGCCTGATGGAAGCCTATCGGCCCGCCGAAGCGATGATCCGGATAGTCCCGCGCGATAAGCTCGACTGGCGGCCGCGAGAAAATTTCATGAGTTTCGGTCAGCTCGTCTCTCACCTCGGCGATGGCCTCGGCGGCCCGTTGCGAAATCTCATCTCAGGCAAGTGGCCTTTCACGATGGAGCAGTTTGAAGAGATGACGAAGCTCGAAAACTGTCCCTCTTGCTCCCCCGAAGAAGCCCTTGAAAAACTCAACAAGGACAAGAAAACGCTGAAGGAAGTCCTTGCCGGAATCAACGAGCAAGAGTTTTCTTCCAAGATGGTTTCTACTCCC encodes the following:
- a CDS encoding DinB family protein; the protein is MTKDEYYHCLMEAYRPAEAMIRIVPRDKLDWRPRENFMSFGQLVSHLGDGLGGPLRNLISGKWPFTMEQFEEMTKLENCPSCSPEEALEKLNKDKKTLKEVLAGINEQEFSSKMVSTPWGWQGKCELISIRFLEHFLNHKMQLFTYLKLIELPVNTATLYSGASGD